A region from the Saccharomonospora azurea NA-128 genome encodes:
- a CDS encoding aspartate-semialdehyde dehydrogenase, translating to MADVRGVQVGVVGATGQVGAVMRKLLEASDLPVARMRYFASARSAGTTLPWRGEEIEVEDAATADPSGLDIALFSAGGATSKAQAPRFAEAGATVIDNSSAWRLDPDVPLVVSEVNPHAVKEARKGIIANPNCTTMAAMPVLKPLHDEAGLRRLVVSSYQAVSGSGLAGVEELAAQVRAAGERATELAYDGSAVDLGEPDKYVRPIAFNVLPMAGSIVDDGSRETDEEQKLRNESRKILDIPELRVSGTCVRVPVFTGHALSINAEFDRPLSVETATRLLSSAPGVRLSDVPTPLEAAGKDVSYVGRLRADQSVDGGRGLALFVAGDNLRKGAALNAVQIAELVARS from the coding sequence ATGGCGGACGTACGAGGCGTGCAGGTAGGCGTTGTCGGCGCCACCGGACAGGTGGGCGCCGTGATGCGGAAGCTCCTCGAAGCGAGTGACCTGCCCGTGGCACGCATGCGGTACTTCGCGTCGGCGCGCTCGGCGGGTACCACGCTGCCGTGGCGTGGCGAGGAGATCGAGGTCGAGGACGCCGCCACGGCCGACCCGTCCGGTCTGGACATCGCGCTGTTCTCCGCGGGCGGGGCGACGTCGAAGGCTCAGGCTCCCCGGTTCGCCGAGGCGGGCGCGACCGTGATCGACAACTCGTCGGCGTGGCGGCTCGACCCGGACGTGCCGCTCGTCGTGAGCGAGGTCAACCCGCACGCGGTGAAGGAAGCGCGCAAGGGCATCATCGCGAACCCCAACTGCACCACGATGGCGGCCATGCCGGTGCTCAAGCCGCTGCACGACGAGGCAGGCCTGCGGCGGCTGGTGGTCAGCAGCTACCAGGCCGTGTCCGGCAGCGGGCTGGCCGGGGTGGAGGAGCTGGCGGCACAGGTTCGTGCGGCGGGCGAGCGGGCCACCGAGCTCGCCTACGACGGCTCGGCCGTCGACCTCGGTGAGCCGGACAAGTACGTGCGGCCCATCGCGTTCAACGTGCTGCCGATGGCCGGTTCGATCGTGGACGACGGCTCCCGGGAGACCGACGAGGAGCAGAAGCTCCGCAACGAGAGCCGGAAGATCCTCGACATCCCCGAGCTGCGGGTGTCCGGGACGTGCGTGCGCGTGCCGGTGTTCACGGGACACGCGCTGTCGATCAACGCCGAGTTCGACCGGCCGCTGTCGGTCGAGACGGCCACGCGGTTGCTGTCGTCGGCGCCGGGTGTGCGGCTGTCCGACGTGCCCACGCCGCTGGAGGCCGCGGGCAAGGACGTGTCGTACGTCGGCAGGCTGCGGGCCGACCAGAGCGTCGACGGCGGGCGAGGGCTGGCTTTGTTCGTCGCCGGTGACAACCTGCGCAAGGGCGCGGCGCTGAACGCCGTGCAGATCGCGGAGCTCGTGGCCCGCTCCTGA
- a CDS encoding aspartate kinase, whose amino-acid sequence MALVVQKYGGSSLESADRIKRVAERIVATKKAGNHVVVVCSAMGDTTDELLDLAQQVNPVPPEREMDMLLTAGERISNALVAMAISAQGAEAWSFTGSQAGVVTTAVHGNARILDVTPSRVTEALEQGYIALVAGFQGVSQDTKDITTLGRGGSDTTAVAVAAALGADVCEIYSDVDGVYTADPRIVHDARKLDTIPYEEMLELAASGSKILHLRSVEYARRYGVPIRVRSSYSDKPGTTVTGSIEEIPVEQALITGVAHDRSEAKITITGVPDHAGAAGRIFRTVADAEIDIDMVLQNISNTTGRTDITFTLSKANGPKAVSELEKIKSELDFSAVLYDDHVGKVSLVGAGMRSHPGVTATFCEALAKAGVNIEIINTSEIRISVLIRDEQLDDAVRAIHEAFELGGDEEAVVYAGSGR is encoded by the coding sequence GTGGCCCTCGTAGTCCAGAAGTACGGTGGTTCGTCGCTGGAGAGCGCTGACCGGATCAAGCGCGTGGCCGAGCGGATCGTCGCCACGAAAAAGGCAGGTAACCACGTCGTGGTCGTGTGCTCGGCGATGGGGGACACCACCGACGAGTTGCTCGATCTCGCCCAGCAGGTCAATCCCGTTCCGCCGGAGCGGGAGATGGACATGCTGCTCACGGCGGGGGAGCGCATCTCGAACGCCCTCGTGGCGATGGCCATCTCGGCGCAGGGCGCGGAGGCATGGTCGTTCACGGGCTCCCAGGCGGGAGTCGTGACCACGGCGGTGCACGGCAACGCCCGCATTCTCGACGTCACCCCGTCCCGGGTGACCGAGGCCCTGGAGCAGGGGTACATCGCTCTGGTGGCCGGATTCCAGGGGGTCTCGCAGGACACGAAGGACATCACCACGCTCGGGAGAGGTGGCTCCGACACGACCGCGGTGGCGGTCGCGGCGGCCCTGGGTGCCGACGTCTGCGAGATCTACTCCGATGTAGACGGTGTGTACACGGCGGACCCGCGCATCGTCCACGACGCCCGCAAGTTGGACACGATCCCGTACGAGGAGATGTTGGAGCTCGCGGCGAGCGGCTCCAAGATCCTCCACCTGCGTTCGGTGGAGTACGCGCGCCGGTACGGGGTGCCCATCCGAGTCCGTTCTTCGTACAGTGACAAGCCGGGTACCACCGTGACCGGCTCGATTGAGGAGATCCCCGTGGAACAAGCGCTGATCACCGGTGTCGCCCACGACCGGTCGGAGGCGAAGATCACCATCACTGGTGTGCCCGACCATGCCGGCGCGGCCGGCCGCATCTTCCGCACCGTGGCCGACGCGGAGATCGACATCGACATGGTGTTGCAGAACATCTCCAACACCACCGGCCGCACGGACATCACGTTCACCCTGTCGAAGGCCAACGGCCCCAAGGCGGTGAGCGAGCTGGAGAAGATCAAGTCGGAGCTGGACTTCTCGGCCGTGCTCTACGACGACCACGTGGGCAAGGTGTCCCTCGTCGGCGCGGGCATGCGGTCGCACCCGGGCGTGACGGCGACGTTCTGCGAGGCGCTGGCCAAGGCCGGGGTGAACATCGAGATCATCAACACGTCGGAGATCCGGATCTCGGTGTTGATCCGTGACGAGCAGCTCGACGACGCGGTGCGCGCCATCCACGAGGCTTTCGAGCTCGGTGGCGACGAGGAAGCCGTCGTCTACGCAGGGAGTGGTCGCTGA
- a CDS encoding nitroreductase family protein encodes MSDKQALTSVKIHDIIAGRWSPRALDSEAEVSDEQLRALLEAARWAPSFGNTQPARYLVGLRGDDTYKRILDSLTESNRLWAHRAGALLLGCAVTRNEKGDVPYAEYGLGLASENLVLQAVAEGLAARQMAGFDRAAARQAFDLPDGVEPLVAIAVGVRARPEVLGEQADIERENAARMRVPLEEFALRDWGNPAF; translated from the coding sequence GTGAGCGACAAGCAAGCCCTGACCAGCGTCAAGATCCACGACATCATCGCCGGCCGGTGGAGCCCTCGCGCTCTCGACAGCGAGGCCGAGGTGAGCGACGAACAGCTGCGCGCCCTGCTCGAGGCCGCTCGCTGGGCACCGTCGTTCGGCAACACCCAGCCGGCGCGTTACCTCGTGGGTCTGCGTGGCGACGACACGTACAAGCGCATCCTCGACTCGCTGACGGAGAGCAACCGGCTGTGGGCTCACCGCGCCGGTGCGCTGCTGTTGGGCTGTGCTGTGACCCGCAACGAGAAGGGCGACGTGCCCTACGCCGAATACGGTCTCGGGCTCGCGAGCGAGAACCTCGTGCTCCAGGCCGTCGCGGAGGGGCTCGCGGCCCGGCAGATGGCGGGCTTCGACCGTGCCGCCGCTCGACAGGCGTTCGACCTGCCGGACGGTGTCGAGCCGCTCGTCGCCATCGCGGTGGGCGTGCGCGCCAGGCCGGAGGTGCTCGGCGAGCAAGCGGACATCGAGCGCGAGAACGCCGCGCGCATGCGCGTGCCGCTGGAGGAGTTCGCACTGCGCGACTGGGGCAACCCCGCGTTCTGA
- a CDS encoding YbaB/EbfC family nucleoid-associated protein translates to MSAHMDELIAQFSKFQSKIREAEARFEGVGDMQQQIAELRHSATSPDGTVTVVAGAGGSVTDLTLSPSAMRLDHSQLASVILSTLRQAVAGAVQQQAGIVDETFGDTFGLNTSERVREAQAEAFGTAEQDAPEQTPQPSSRPSRSRDDDFFDDGPILRR, encoded by the coding sequence ATGTCGGCCCACATGGACGAGCTGATCGCCCAGTTCTCGAAGTTCCAGTCGAAGATCCGCGAAGCGGAGGCGCGCTTCGAGGGCGTCGGGGACATGCAGCAGCAGATCGCCGAGCTCCGGCACTCCGCCACCTCGCCCGACGGCACCGTCACCGTGGTCGCGGGCGCGGGCGGATCGGTCACGGACCTCACGCTGTCCCCGTCCGCCATGCGTCTGGACCACTCGCAGCTCGCGTCGGTGATCCTGTCGACCCTGCGCCAGGCCGTCGCGGGCGCGGTGCAACAGCAGGCCGGGATCGTGGACGAGACCTTCGGTGACACGTTCGGGCTGAACACCTCGGAGCGAGTGCGTGAGGCGCAGGCGGAGGCGTTCGGCACCGCCGAGCAGGACGCCCCCGAGCAGACCCCGCAGCCGTCGTCGCGCCCGAGCCGTTCCCGCGACGACGACTTCTTCGACGATGGCCCGATCCTCCGCCGCTGA